One Phycisphaera mikurensis NBRC 102666 DNA window includes the following coding sequences:
- a CDS encoding nucleoside deaminase → MGTRAADHGAWIERAIDLAVESVASGGGPFGAVVTRGGEAVAEGFNRVTVAADPTAHGEVVAIRRAAERLGTHDLSGCVLYTSCEPCPMCVGAIAWARLDACYYAASAADAAAGGFDDQNFHEQVALPPAQREQPTRHLAADRAMRPFEAWAARAGRVEY, encoded by the coding sequence ATGGGAACCCGAGCCGCCGACCATGGTGCCTGGATCGAACGCGCCATCGACCTCGCGGTGGAGAGCGTGGCCAGCGGGGGCGGTCCCTTCGGCGCGGTGGTCACGCGGGGGGGTGAGGCGGTCGCGGAGGGCTTCAACCGCGTGACCGTGGCGGCCGATCCGACCGCCCACGGCGAGGTCGTCGCGATCCGGCGGGCGGCCGAGCGCCTCGGCACGCACGACCTCTCCGGCTGCGTGCTCTACACGAGCTGCGAGCCCTGCCCGATGTGCGTGGGGGCCATCGCCTGGGCCCGGCTGGACGCGTGCTACTACGCCGCCAGCGCCGCGGATGCGGCGGCGGGCGGTTTCGACGACCAGAACTTCCACGAGCAGGTGGCGCTGCCGCCGGCGCAACGCGAGCAGCCGACGCGGCACCTGGCGGCGGACCGGGCCATGCGGCCGTTCGAGGCCTGGGCCGCGCGAGCGGGCCGCGTCGAGTACTAG